The genomic stretch CTATCAACACCGTTGATGCTTAGGTGGCGAGTTTGTTTTTGGGTATCTACTGTTCCTGCTGCAGTGCTAGCTGTTTGCATGGAGTTCTGTGCAGAGAGTCCTCAGTGGCTTTTCAAGGTTATGTGCTCTCATTCCTTAATCATCGACCTTTAAAACATTTGGTCAAGTTAGTTCTCGTGTTTGTACTCAATATAAACTGTCCTATATGTGGTCTTGATTCCTGAATTGGTTGAGCTCTATGCAGCTTTAGTGAAATTGGCTTCTTATTAATTTCAGGCATCTAAGATATTAACATATTATTagttatatataatattatgtaTATTTCGGTATAAACGTACCTGTTGTGTAGTATAATGCACATACCATATATATAAATCTGCAATGATCTGGATTAGTAATTGTGCTTCATTGTCCAGTTCTGGCTCAAAGGAGGATTTGAAATTTGTTCTCTCACTTTCttcttttgtctttctttctttctctctgttGTAGCCAGTAGAGAAAAGGTTcattttctctttgtattgcaaaTGTGTGATGTTAGTGCTCATTATTACTCCTTGGGGCAACTGGCGTCTCTTTGTTCTTTTAGCTGGTTCTTTTCTCCCATATGTATACATGCCTTTTGGGTGATATTATCCAAGGATTATAAGAACTTTCATCAGTTACTCACCTTCCACTACTTGGTATGAGTAtgcttcattttatttttgaccCATTGAAGGCTACTTATCAATATTGATGCTAACAGTTGTTTTTGAATTGGTTCAGAGAGGAAGAGGTACTgaagctgaagctgaatttGAGAAACTTTTAGGAGCAGCACATGTTAAATTTGCAATGGCAGAACTGTCAAAGTCTGACAGGGGGGATGAACTAGAGACAGTAAAGTTTTCAGAGCTACTGTATGGCCGACATTTCAAAAGTATATTTTCAACTCCTTAGTATATGAGTTGTTCAGGATTGACATTTACATGCTTCCTTCTGCATGATTACCTTATCGCCTCCATATTTTGCAGTGGTTTTCATTGGGTCTACCATTTTTGCTTTACAACAGCTGTCAGGCATAAATGCTGTGTTCTATTTCTCTTCAACTGTCTTTAAAAGCTTTGGGGTGCCTTCAGATCTGGCAAACACATGTGTTGGAATTGCAAATCTATCGGGTATGGTTGGGTTTATTCTCAAGTATCTTATTTGTCCATATTTGAGATTTGCTTATATGTTTCCTTATTACtattcttcttattttttggTCCATCTCTTTATACTATTCTAGGGTCAATTCTTGCAATGATCCTGATGGATAAGCTTGGAAGAAAGGTACTTCTTCTTGGAAGCTTTTCTGGCATGGTAAGCTCCTAAAATACTCTGAATATTTGATGCAAACTTTTGAGCTAAAATATTGAATGTTAGTTATGTCTGTTTTATGGAATCAGTGGTACCCATATTCCATGTGGTCCAACTGAGGTTCTCTCCTTTTTGTTTGCATCAAGTAGACAGTATGATATCTTATCTAACCTTTCATGCATTTCTTGATTTAGGCAGTGGCAATGGGTCTTCAAGTAACTGGAGCAAGTTCTTATACGTCGGGATCTGGAGCATTGAGTCTATCTGTTGGCGGCATGCTGCTGTGAGTAGTATATCAGCTTCAGTCTTGTTTATAGATAGAGAAAAGCTATGTTATTATAAGTATAAGATAAAATAACGAAAAAAAAATGCTGTTAGAATAAGACAGATCCTTGAATAGTTTTGGAATTTTAAATGGGTCTTGCACTGGGATAATTAATAGGGTATAAGTGAATTCATTTTAGTTAGCCATTCtggtttcattctttttctatatttaaacCCAATTCTTGCCTAATGATACTGTAAAAATTTGACACAATTGAGTGAATATAACATATTATAATGCGATGCGCCATTTCTGCAtatattttttactttaatGCATTGTGCATGCATATCTATACTTCCACATGCCAATATTTAATGACTTTGAGATTATAAAGAAAATATGCACTGAAGATTTGGGTGTTGGTTGTTATGATAATCTAgattatgaaatggtttttgcaGGTTTGTGTTGATGTTTGCTCTTGGAGCTGGTCCAGTGCCTGGTCTCCTCCTTTCAGAAATTCTTCCTGGCCGTATTAGGGCAAAAGCAATGGCAGTTTGCATGGCCGTGCATTGGGTAATTGTCTTCTATAGTTCTTCAAGATATGACTCATTGCACCTTTTATTTTCTCCACTGAGGGAGCTGACTGATGACTTATCCTACTCATACCAAACATAGTTTTATGAACATGATATCCGATAAAACTTTGCTACTTGATGATCAATTTCAGTCTATGAAAGCAAGATTTTGGTATTAACACGTTGTCATGGCTGCAGGGGCAGTCAGTCTAAAACATCCTACGATTTAGTGTAAACAGCTCCTCCAAAGTCCACCCCCTTTATCCgaaacaaaattttgacaaCCCACCATGTACATTGAATTCGACTATCAATTACTACTTTTTCACCTTAATGATAAAGTGTAGGATGCTTTTTCATCTACAGTGACTTAGAATCTCTGCATAATAATATTCCTTCTCAAGTTCTAATCTTTAATTACATAACTTAAAATTGTAAGCTGGTAAAAGACTTTGAATTTCAAGACAAATATTGAACAGGGGTGAAGGTCTTAGTATCCTAGCTTAATTTTTGGAATTACGTGAGAACATATTTAGCTTTAGAAAATGAGAGTTAATGGGATTCTACCGAAATCCGAAAGAACTTtttattgaaaaagatcaattatcttttctttgGAATCCAGCCCAACAACTGTCATGGCTGGGCCATCGcatggtatttttttttcaaactggGGCCATTGCATGGTTGATAAAGTAGTATTGTGATCTTGAATTTGGAAGTAATTCAAAGATTAACCTTGCAAGAATGAACTCTCTGTTTGTATACTGATAGTCTATTATCATTATGGCTTGCTGCAATTATATTTGTTGAAGGTGGATGATTCGGATATTATAGTCTTTGttcataattaatttatatacttTTCTACATGGTGGCTGTTCTTGTAAGAATCCGTTCTTGCGAGTTGAATTTGAGGTCTCATTGATATTGCTTCTGTTTGCTTGTAGTGAATGTGCTACTTTCTTCTATAAACAGAAGTTTCATTCTCTTAAACTTCTAAATTTTAATGCCATCTCACAATAATGAATTTTGTGCCTTCAACAGGTGATAAATTTCTTTGTTGGCCTGTTGTTTTTACCCTTGCTGGAGCAAATCGGGCCACAAATTCTGTATACAGTCTTTGCTACTTTTTGTTTACTGGCCGTTGTTTTTGTGAAGAGAAATGTAATagaaacaaaaggaaagtcCCTCCAAGAAATTGAAATTGCACTTATTCCGCCTCAATGAAGGTATTTAttcttgttattttatttggtggtTCTCTATCTCTATTATACCAACCCGTTAAATATCTTGGTTTCGTTTAATTTCATAATAAGTGCTGGCAATTTGTACTCGGCATTCCCTCACGTTACCTGTATTCTAATCATATAATTGTTTTCTCAGTATCTCATAATTTTTAGCAATTCTCATAAAAGGTTACATTTTGAGGGTAGTTCTCGGATCTAAGGAAACGTAGTTTCTAGTTGCTTCTTTGCAGCCAAATTTTGACCCTTTTGTCAAACCCCCAATTAAAATGAGTTAAAACCAGGTTTAAGCTTAACTGCTGAAAGTATCAATAGGGCCTAAACAACTGCCCCAAGAAGTGTAAATCCGGAGGTCAAAACCTAACTTGTGTAATAAGCTCTCTGGGGCTACCCCTGGCTCACAATTGCTGGACGCATGTGTGGATGGGGGGATTATATGTGTGAGGCATTCATCAGACCCTAATATGCTCCAGAagataatttgaaaatttggtcaGTGTTTCAATAATACTTGTGTGCATGCTTTATGGAAAATACTCATATTGTCTGTATACCTTTTCAATTTAGGGAAAAGGAAGCGTGctttaatttaagaaataatgtaGAGTGCACATAAAATACATGCACACTATTTTTGTCATGCACTATAAAGTTATAAACAGATGGATATTCTGTGCTAATTAGATTCTAAGATATCATTTTTATCTCATCAAAATTATTTTCTAGACACAAATTAACtgttttcttttcatgcttATTATCTTAAAAATGATGCTGTATTTTAGATTGCATGTCATGCATATCTACTGAATTTACAAACTTTCCGTTTCCATACCTTTTATCCGAAAATTTCATCctatttgaagtgtttttttaatGATTATGCCAGTGTTGGTTTGGCAGAGCTATGGTTCAGAGTTCGGGTTTTGTCTGCTCATTGGGCTTCCATTTCCCCTGAGTTCAGGGGAATCGCTCTTTCCTTAATTTGTTCAGTAACCTTAACTAATATCTCTTTATTTGATTTATCATTGGAAGACTAAGTCaagatcatttttcttttcgaaTTGTTTGCTTGTCTCTGTAGGTTCTTCAAGAAAACTAGATTACTCTTACACAAAGCTGAAGTCCCTTTACTAATGATGGAACTCATGACTCACTTTTGCCCGTAGCGTATTATCATGCTCAGCTGAGTTGAGTTTCCACTTACCGTTTTTCCTTAACATCCTTGATTACCTGAAAAACTTTTGTAGACTATCAGAAAATGCTGCTTTCTAGAAAAGTGTATGGGTAACGACTCCGGGAGGGGTATAGTGAAGGTGATAACTTTAGTTTATGTCTCTTCAAATTTCGTCTGTCAGTTTCCTTCAAGATTTAACTTTCAGAATAGTCGTCTTTAATCTCCAGTTACTCCCCATTCTTTTTCCAACTAGATGATTAGTCACAAGAATTTTGTCAAGTTGTCCTAAATCTCTAGGTTACCGATATCTGCTGTCAAATTATTGAAGTTATTCACGACCTCGAAGTTGATTCTCTAGTTCAAGCTATGCCGCCTTCAAATGGCAGAAACaaagtttatttattgattGGCGTGTATTTTATGTTCATC from Pyrus communis chromosome 7, drPyrComm1.1, whole genome shotgun sequence encodes the following:
- the LOC137740931 gene encoding probable plastidic glucose transporter 3, producing the protein MRGRHVDAYSAYKRVASKDHINAYDREEGAGTHGLLCHIGLANGKGIGNPSWKRSLPHMLVAALSSFLYGYHLGVVNETLDSISLDLGFSGNPLARGLVVSTCLGGAFVGSLFSGWILDGVGHRRAFQMCALPMIIGASMSATTKSLWGMLLGRIFVGTGMGIGPPVAAIYVSEISPAFVRGTFGSFTQISTCLGLMGSLFIGLPAKDIVGWWRVCFWVSTVPAAVLAVCMEFCAESPQWLFKRGRGTEAEAEFEKLLGAAHVKFAMAELSKSDRGDELETVKFSELLYGRHFKMVFIGSTIFALQQLSGINAVFYFSSTVFKSFGVPSDLANTCVGIANLSGSILAMILMDKLGRKVLLLGSFSGMAVAMGLQVTGASSYTSGSGALSLSVGGMLLFVLMFALGAGPVPGLLLSEILPGRIRAKAMAVCMAVHWVINFFVGLLFLPLLEQIGPQILYTVFATFCLLAVVFVKRNVIETKGKSLQEIEIALIPPQ